The Salvelinus fontinalis isolate EN_2023a unplaced genomic scaffold, ASM2944872v1 scaffold_0002, whole genome shotgun sequence DNA segment CTGTACACTATCAACtatcaatttcaaagattttactgagctacagttcatataaagaaatcggtcaattgaaataaattcattaggtcctatcCAGTGGATTTCACATGGCGAATTCATGACCCACCGTGGGCCCCCACTCATTGgcgccaggcccagccaattatAATTAGATTTTCCTCACAAGGGTTTATTACAGGCAGAAATAATTCTCAGcacccccctcccttctctcagacaatcccgcaggtgaagaagccggatgtggaggtcctgcgtTGGCGtgattacacatggtctgcagttgagGCCGGTTAGATgtattgccaaattctcaaaaatggaGGTGGCTTGTGGTAAAGAAATTAAAATtatattctctggcaacagctctggtggacactaCTGCAGTCAGCATAACAATTgcaccctcaacttgagacatctgtggcattgtgttgactgaacattttagagtggtattttattgtccccagcacaaggtgcacctgtgtaatgatcatgctgtttaatcagcttcttgatttgccacacctatcaggtggatgaattatcttggcaaaggacaaatgctcactaaacgggatgtaaacaaatttgtgcagaaCATTTGAACTttctgtgcatatggaaaattacTGGGATTTTTAAATTTtttgctcatgaaacatgggaccaacacattatTTGTTGCGTTTTATATCTTTTGTTCAGTTAATGTGACAGTGATTGTTTCTCACTCAGCGACGAGAGTGGTCACCTGTGACAATGGAGAAAACGTCCAGTTCCTGAACTGTGGTAAGAACACACACATTCTATCCTGATGGTCTCTCCATAGTGCTGTCTGTTTCTTTACATTGTGTTTCTTGCCCTGCTAGATTCTGGAGTGATCTTCATTGAGAGAGCTCTGTACGGTCGGACTGACAGAACCACCTGCAGAGAAGGAAGACCTGCTGACCAACACAGTGTTCAAAGACAGGCACCCTAGAGGTCCTCACAGAGGTACTCAGCCAGTGTTAATTTGATAAAGACAGGCACCCTGGAGCTCCTCTCACAGAGGTACTCAGTCACACACAGTGTTTATTTGATAAAGATAGGCCGCATAATCATCAAtgtgcctttttttttttaagccaaTTGTCCTGACGTTCCCGGTAAACACTGCAGATGTCTGCTTTAAATGTCAAGCGACGCATGCTTTTCGACAACGCCTTTGATTAAATCCTTACCTCCTGATATCCCCCAGGTGCAATGGGAAACGGGTGTGTGAAGTGAACACTGAAGTCTTCCGTACTTCTGACCCCTGTGTTGGAATCTACAAATACCTGGAAACCACCTACACCTGCATCCTAGCAAGTCAGTCTGTTTCTATGTATAATAATACTACACCAGGCTAATGTCTGCTATGAAAAGGTATGTCTTTATTTATGTCTGCCCAGCAGTGGCCAGTGTGGTGTGTAATTCCTGTTTGTTTGTCCTGGCAGCACGCAGCATCACGTGTGAAGGCTCTGATGCTCTCCTAGAATGTGGTAAGGCTCTGATGTTCTACTAGAATGTGGTAAGGCTCTGATGTTCTACTAGAATGTGGTAAGGCTCTGATGTTCTACTAGAATGTGGGGAGGCTCTGGTGCTCTACTAGAATGTGGTAAGGCTCTGATGCTCTACTAGAATGTGGTAAGGCTCTGATGCTCTACTAGAATGTGGTAAGGCTCTGATGCTCTACTAGAATGTGGTAAGGCTCTGATGCTCTACTAGAATGTGGTAAGGCTCTGATGCTCTCCTAGAATGTGGTAAGGCTCTGATGCTCTATTAGAATGTGGTAAGGCTCTGATGTTCTACTAGAATGTGGTAAGGCTCTGATGTTCTACTAGAATGTGGTAAGGCTCTGATGTTCTACTAGAATGTGGTAAGGCTCTGATGCTCTACTAGAATTTGGGGAGGCTCTGATGCTCTACTAGAATGTGGTAGGGCTCTGATGCTCTACTAGAATGTGGTAAGGCTCTGATATTCTACTAGAATGTGGTAAGGCTCTGATGCTCTACTAGAATGTGGTAAGGCTCTGATGCTCTACTAGAATGTGGTAAGGCTCTGATGTTCTACTAGAATGTGGTAAGGCTCTGATGCTCTACTAGAATGTGGTAAGGCTCTGATGCTCTACTAGAATGTGGTAGGGCTCTGATGCTCTACTAGAATGTGGTAGGGCTCTGATGCTCTATTAGAATGTGGTAGGGCTCTGATGCTCTATTAGAATGTGGGGAGGCTCTGATGCTCTATTAGAATGTGGGGAGGCTCTGATGCTCTACTAAAATGTGGGGAGGCTCTGATGTTCTATTAGAATGTGGTAAGGCTCTGATGCTCTACTAGAATGTGGGAAGGCTCTGATGCTCTACTAGAATGTGGTAGGGCTCTGATGCTCTATTAGAATGTGGTAGGGCTCTGATGCTCTATTAGAATGTGGGGAGGCTCTGATGCTCTATTAGAATGTGGGGAGGCTCTGATGCTCTACTAGAATGTGGTAAGGCTCTGATGTTCTACTAGAATGTGGTAAGGCTCTGATGCTCTACTAGAATGTGGTAAGGCTCTGATG contains these protein-coding regions:
- the LOC129841891 gene encoding L-rhamnose-binding lectin CSL2-like — protein: MLLLKLTAFTLLAAVCCTLSTSATRVVTCDNGENVQFLNCDSGVIFIERALYGRTDRTTCREGRPADQHTSVNLIKTGTLELLSQRCNGKRVCEVNTEVFRTSDPCVGIYKYLETTYTCILATRSITCEGSDALLECGKALICTIQIHSANYGRRDQLVCSFKRPANQLANTNCLSQSTTASKVAESCDGKSQCDVPASSSLYGDPCVGTYKYLDVAYTCG